In a single window of the Clarias gariepinus isolate MV-2021 ecotype Netherlands chromosome 16, CGAR_prim_01v2, whole genome shotgun sequence genome:
- the ubtf gene encoding nucleolar transcription factor 1 isoform X2, which yields MNGSMDSTSKEPVVVWAQDDLLKLLDAMKVNLPEKDLTKYKTTEAHLDWEKVAFNTYSAEMCKKKWLEVSKEIRKFRTLTELIVDAQDYIKNPYKGKKLKKHPDFPKKPLTPYFRFFMEKRAKYAKLHPEMSNLDLTKILSKKYKELPERKKEKYVHDFLKEKEAFELNMLKFKEDHPDLLENTSKKASNVPEKPMTPQQLWYNHEKRAYLKIHPEATTKDIKDSLGKKWTQLPDKKRLKWITKSLEQHKQYEEIMREFIQQHPQLNMTEDDIVKTTLTKAERQLKDKCDGRPGKPPSNGYSMFCAELMSGMKDVPSTERMVMCSQRWKLLKQGEKDAYQKRCEQKKKEYEVEMNRFLCSISEEEQQRILGEQKMVGFKKSTGGASPGPKKSSKAKTSPVKPKRPISAMFIFSEEKRQKLQQERPDLSESELTRLLARMWNELSDKKKNLEAVLKAESEKRGKEEQSKLPDPPKTAQDIWQHSVIGDYLARFKNDRPKAQKAMEATWNTMEKKEKIMWIKKAAEDQKRYDRDLSEMRSPAGVVGSGKKMKFEGEPKKPPSNGYQKFSQEMLSNGELNHLPMKERMTEIGSRWQSLPQKEKDRYKKIAEEKQKQYKVLLEQWLASLSSQERATYKEYNSLKRRGTSKPGGTSAKQKAKPKSSDEEEDDDEEEEEKESEDGSSSGEESEEGDDDDEDDNEDEDEEDEEAEDKENKSESSSSASSSEDSSDSDSE from the exons ATGAATGGAAGCATGGATTCCACAAGTAAAGAGCCAG TTGTAGTTTGGGCCCAGGATGATTTGCTAAAACTCCTGGATGCCATGAAGGTGAATCTACCAGAAAAAGACCTGACCAAGTACAAGACGACTGAAGCTCATTTGGACTGGGAGAAGGTTGCTTTTAACACATACTCAGCTgagatgtgcaaaaaaaaatggcttgAGGTCTCAAAAGAG ATCCGTAAATTCCGCACACTGACTGAGTTAATTGTGGATGCTCAAGACTACATCAAGAATCCTTACAAAGGCAAAAAACTGAAG AAACACCCAGATTTCCCTAAGAAGCCACTGACGCCATACTTTCGCTTTTTCATGGAAAAGAGAGCAAAATATGCTAAACTTCACCCCGAGATGAGCAATCTGGATCTTACCAAGATTCTTTCCAAAAAGTACAAGGAGTTACCTGAACGTAAAAAG GAAAAATATGTGCATGATTTTCTCAAAGAAAAGGAAGCTTTTGAGCTTAACATGTTAAAGTTCAA GGAGGACCATCCAGACCTGCTGGAGAATACAAGCAAGAAAGCATCCAATGTACCAGAGAAACCTATGACACCACAGCAGCTGTGGTACAACCATGAGAAAAGAGCTTACCTCAAAATTCACCCTGAG GCCACCACCAAAGACATTAAGGATAGTCTGGGAAAGAAGTGGACACAGCTTCCTGATAAAAAGAGACTGAAGTGGATCACCAAATCTCTGGAGCAACATAAGCAGTATGAG GAGATAATGCGGGAGTTCATTCAACAACACCCACAGCTGAACATGACCGAAGACGATATTGTCAAGACCACTTTGACCAAAGCAGAAAGACAACTGAAGGACAAGTGCGATGGGCGACCAGGCAAACCACCGTC GAACGGTTACTCCATGTTCTGTGCTGAGCTTATGTCTGGCATGAAAGATGTTCCAAGCACTGAGCGCATGGTCATGTGCAGCCAGCGCTGGAAGCTGCTCAAACAGGGCGAGAAAGACGCCTATCAGAAACGCTGTGAGCAG aaaaagaaagaatatgaAGTTGAGATGAACCGTTTCCTGTGT AGCATTTCAGAGGAAGAACAGCAGAGAATCTTAGGAGAGCAGAAGATGGTTGGATTTAAAAAATCCACTGGTGGTGCCAGTCCCGGTCCCAAAAAGAGCTCTAAAGCAAAG ACTAGTCCTGTTAAGCCAAAGCGTCCGATCTCTGCCATGTTCATATTTTCTGAGGAAAAGAGGCAGAAGCTTCAGCAGGAGAGACCTGACTTGTCTGAAAGTGAACTCACCAGACTTCTGGCCCGCATGTGGAATGAGCTTTCGGACAAGAAAAAG AACCTAGAGGCAGTGCTGAAGGCAGAGTCAGAGAAACGCGGAAAAGAGGAGCAAAGCAAGCTGCCTGACCCACCCAAGACTGCACAAGACATTTGGCAGCACAGCGTTATTGGTGATTACTTGGCCAGATTTAAG AATGATCGACCAAAGGCCCAAAAGGCAATGGAGGCTACGTGGAACACAAtggagaagaaggagaaaatCATGTGGATCAAAAAGGCTGCAGAGGACCAGAAGAGATATGAT AGAGATTTGAGTGAGATGCGCTCTCCTGCTGGGGTCGTTGGCTCAGGGAAGAAGATGAAATTTGAAGGAGAGCCTAAAAAGCCACCATC AAATGGCTACCAGAAATTTTCTCAGGAAATGTTGTCCAATGGGGAGCTGAACCACCTGCCCATGAAAGAGCGTATGACTGAAATCGGTAGCCGCTGGCAGAGCCTCCCGCAAAAGGAGAAAGACCGCTACAAGAAAATTGCAGAGGAGAAACAGAAGCAATACAAAGTGCTACTTGAACAGTGGCTAGCG aGCTTATCATCTCAAGAGAGAGCTACGTATAAGGAATACAATTCCTTG AAAAGGAGAGGCACAAGTAAACCAGGGGGTACCAGTGCTAAACAGAAAGCCAAGCCCAAGTCCTCA gatgaagaagaagatgatgatgaggaagaagaggagaaggagtctgagGATGGATCATCGAGCGGAGAGGAGAGCGAAGaaggagatgatgatgatgaagatgat AATGAGGACGAagatgaagaggatgaagaggcAGAGGATAAGGAGAATAAATCGGAGAGCAGCAGCAGTGCATCAAGCTCTGAGGATTCTTCTGATTCTGACTCTGAGTGA
- the ubtf gene encoding nucleolar transcription factor 1 isoform X1 encodes MNGSMDSTSKEPVVVWAQDDLLKLLDAMKVNLPEKDLTKYKTTEAHLDWEKVAFNTYSAEMCKKKWLEVSKEIRKFRTLTELIVDAQDYIKNPYKGKKLKKHPDFPKKPLTPYFRFFMEKRAKYAKLHPEMSNLDLTKILSKKYKELPERKKEKYVHDFLKEKEAFELNMLKFKEDHPDLLENTSKKASNVPEKPMTPQQLWYNHEKRAYLKIHPEATTKDIKDSLGKKWTQLPDKKRLKWITKSLEQHKQYEEIMREFIQQHPQLNMTEDDIVKTTLTKAERQLKDKCDGRPGKPPSNGYSMFCAELMSGMKDVPSTERMVMCSQRWKLLKQGEKDAYQKRCEQKKKEYEVEMNRFLCSISEEEQQRILGEQKMVGFKKSTGGASPGPKKSSKAKTSPVKPKRPISAMFIFSEEKRQKLQQERPDLSESELTRLLARMWNELSDKKKEKYKNLEAVLKAESEKRGKEEQSKLPDPPKTAQDIWQHSVIGDYLARFKNDRPKAQKAMEATWNTMEKKEKIMWIKKAAEDQKRYDRDLSEMRSPAGVVGSGKKMKFEGEPKKPPSNGYQKFSQEMLSNGELNHLPMKERMTEIGSRWQSLPQKEKDRYKKIAEEKQKQYKVLLEQWLASLSSQERATYKEYNSLKRRGTSKPGGTSAKQKAKPKSSDEEEDDDEEEEEKESEDGSSSGEESEEGDDDDEDDNEDEDEEDEEAEDKENKSESSSSASSSEDSSDSDSE; translated from the exons ATGAATGGAAGCATGGATTCCACAAGTAAAGAGCCAG TTGTAGTTTGGGCCCAGGATGATTTGCTAAAACTCCTGGATGCCATGAAGGTGAATCTACCAGAAAAAGACCTGACCAAGTACAAGACGACTGAAGCTCATTTGGACTGGGAGAAGGTTGCTTTTAACACATACTCAGCTgagatgtgcaaaaaaaaatggcttgAGGTCTCAAAAGAG ATCCGTAAATTCCGCACACTGACTGAGTTAATTGTGGATGCTCAAGACTACATCAAGAATCCTTACAAAGGCAAAAAACTGAAG AAACACCCAGATTTCCCTAAGAAGCCACTGACGCCATACTTTCGCTTTTTCATGGAAAAGAGAGCAAAATATGCTAAACTTCACCCCGAGATGAGCAATCTGGATCTTACCAAGATTCTTTCCAAAAAGTACAAGGAGTTACCTGAACGTAAAAAG GAAAAATATGTGCATGATTTTCTCAAAGAAAAGGAAGCTTTTGAGCTTAACATGTTAAAGTTCAA GGAGGACCATCCAGACCTGCTGGAGAATACAAGCAAGAAAGCATCCAATGTACCAGAGAAACCTATGACACCACAGCAGCTGTGGTACAACCATGAGAAAAGAGCTTACCTCAAAATTCACCCTGAG GCCACCACCAAAGACATTAAGGATAGTCTGGGAAAGAAGTGGACACAGCTTCCTGATAAAAAGAGACTGAAGTGGATCACCAAATCTCTGGAGCAACATAAGCAGTATGAG GAGATAATGCGGGAGTTCATTCAACAACACCCACAGCTGAACATGACCGAAGACGATATTGTCAAGACCACTTTGACCAAAGCAGAAAGACAACTGAAGGACAAGTGCGATGGGCGACCAGGCAAACCACCGTC GAACGGTTACTCCATGTTCTGTGCTGAGCTTATGTCTGGCATGAAAGATGTTCCAAGCACTGAGCGCATGGTCATGTGCAGCCAGCGCTGGAAGCTGCTCAAACAGGGCGAGAAAGACGCCTATCAGAAACGCTGTGAGCAG aaaaagaaagaatatgaAGTTGAGATGAACCGTTTCCTGTGT AGCATTTCAGAGGAAGAACAGCAGAGAATCTTAGGAGAGCAGAAGATGGTTGGATTTAAAAAATCCACTGGTGGTGCCAGTCCCGGTCCCAAAAAGAGCTCTAAAGCAAAG ACTAGTCCTGTTAAGCCAAAGCGTCCGATCTCTGCCATGTTCATATTTTCTGAGGAAAAGAGGCAGAAGCTTCAGCAGGAGAGACCTGACTTGTCTGAAAGTGAACTCACCAGACTTCTGGCCCGCATGTGGAATGAGCTTTCGGACAAGAAAAAG GAAAAATACAAGAACCTAGAGGCAGTGCTGAAGGCAGAGTCAGAGAAACGCGGAAAAGAGGAGCAAAGCAAGCTGCCTGACCCACCCAAGACTGCACAAGACATTTGGCAGCACAGCGTTATTGGTGATTACTTGGCCAGATTTAAG AATGATCGACCAAAGGCCCAAAAGGCAATGGAGGCTACGTGGAACACAAtggagaagaaggagaaaatCATGTGGATCAAAAAGGCTGCAGAGGACCAGAAGAGATATGAT AGAGATTTGAGTGAGATGCGCTCTCCTGCTGGGGTCGTTGGCTCAGGGAAGAAGATGAAATTTGAAGGAGAGCCTAAAAAGCCACCATC AAATGGCTACCAGAAATTTTCTCAGGAAATGTTGTCCAATGGGGAGCTGAACCACCTGCCCATGAAAGAGCGTATGACTGAAATCGGTAGCCGCTGGCAGAGCCTCCCGCAAAAGGAGAAAGACCGCTACAAGAAAATTGCAGAGGAGAAACAGAAGCAATACAAAGTGCTACTTGAACAGTGGCTAGCG aGCTTATCATCTCAAGAGAGAGCTACGTATAAGGAATACAATTCCTTG AAAAGGAGAGGCACAAGTAAACCAGGGGGTACCAGTGCTAAACAGAAAGCCAAGCCCAAGTCCTCA gatgaagaagaagatgatgatgaggaagaagaggagaaggagtctgagGATGGATCATCGAGCGGAGAGGAGAGCGAAGaaggagatgatgatgatgaagatgat AATGAGGACGAagatgaagaggatgaagaggcAGAGGATAAGGAGAATAAATCGGAGAGCAGCAGCAGTGCATCAAGCTCTGAGGATTCTTCTGATTCTGACTCTGAGTGA
- the slc4a1a gene encoding solute carrier family 4 member 1a (Diego blood group) — translation MEAVLNFAGDNDMSYEDAESPPASPISMNVPERTGSYDLEQKRQEQQEGQPQESYIISKHPEAAWNTNTNATTRGDAQSYVELNELLGDKWQETGRWVGYEETFNPTTEKWGSSHISCLTFRSLLQLRRIMSTAAVLLDLEENDFTTIAGKIVEELLSKNEIQVTDQDILMRALLEKRSQVESVEVTSAGIKMQTFSVTKQRDTSDNIEASIVLSGVVDSLQKPVVAFVRLRDSVVMEGIMEASVPVRFIFALVGPAESGIDFHESGRAMGTLMADWVFSLEAYLAESEKELTNAIADFMDCSVVIPPTEIQTETMLQPIIRFQKKMLRDRVRTSDNRILFGPKDEEYEQPLEDPLARTGYPFGGLVKDIKRRYRHCLSDFLDAINLQVFSAIIFIYFAALSPAITFGGLLSEKTNKWMGVPELMISTSIQGVIFCMFSAQPVLVIGFSGPLLVFEESFFQFCEKMGIEYIVGRVWIGIWLIIIVLIVVAAEASFLVRFISRFTQEIFSILISLIFIYETFVNLIKVFESYPLTSNVSPNATLNGSSSNGTTVAVPGEDQKHYPYYNTALLSMCLMFGCFFIAYFLRQFKNSIFFPGPLRRMIGDFGVPIALLIMVGVDALIKDVHTEKLVVPKGLSVTNPNRTWIIQPLGKNGDFPIWLMFASAIPALLVFILIFLESQITTLIISKPERKMVKGSGFHLDLLLIVAMGGIAAFFGSPWLSATTVRSVTHANALTVMSKGPKPEISKVLEQRISGIVVAALVGGSIFMGPVLSLIPMSALFGVFLYMGVTSLSGVQLWERVQLMFVPKKYHPSLPYATQVRTWRMNLFTFIQLVCLGVLWAVKSTAASLALPFILILTVPLRILMTGRLFTTREMKCLDSDDAKVTFEEEQGVDVYDECPFS, via the exons ATGGAAGCTGTCCTGAATTTTGCAGGG GACAATGACATGTCCTATGAGGATGCTGAGTCACCTCCAGCCTCACCAATCAGCAT GAATGTACCTGAACGTACAGGGAGCTATGACTTGGAGCAGAAGAGACAAGAGCAGCAGGAGGGGCAACCTCAGGAGAGCTACATTATCAGCAAACACCCAgagg CTGCCTGGAACACCAACACCAATGCCACCACCAGAGGTGATGCTCAG TCATACGTGGAGCTGAACGAGCTGTTGGGGGACAAATGGCAGGAGACCGGTCGCTGGGTGGGGTATGAGGAAACGTTCAATCCAACCACTGAGAAATGGGGGTCCTCACACATTTCCTGTCTTACCTTCAGAAGCCTTCTTCAGCTCCGCAGGATCATGAGCACAG CGGCAGTGTTGTTGGACTTGGAGGAAAATGACTTCACTACCATTGCTGGGAAGATCGTAGAAGAACTTCTTTCAAAAAATGAGATTCAGGTCACAGATCAGGACATTTTGATGAGGGCACTGTTAGAAAAGCGCAG CCAAGTTGAGAGCGTTGAGGTTACCTCAGCAGGCATTAAGATGCAGACCTTCTCTGTCACCAAACAG AGAGACACGTCTGATAACATAGAGGCATCTATCGTGTTATCAG GTGTGGTGGACTCTCTACAGAAGCCGGTCGTGGCATTTGTGCGACTACGCGATTCTGTGGTGATGGAGGGGATTATGGAGGCTTCTGTGCCTGTGCGCTTTATATTCGCCCTTGTGGGCCCTGCTGAGAGTGGTATAGATTTCCATGAGAGTGGCAGAGCAATGGGTACTCTCATGGCTGATTGG GTCTTTAGCTTGGAGGCCTATCTTGCTGAAAGTGAAAAAGAGTTGACCAATGCCATAGCTGACTTCATGGACTGCAGTGTTGTGATCCCACCCACTGAGATCCAGACTGAGACCATGCTCCAGCCAATCATTCGCTTCCAAAAGAAGATGCTACGTGACAGAGTTCGCACTTCTGATAACCGAATTCTATTTGGACCAAAAGATGAAG AGTATGAACAACCACTGGAGGATCCATTGGCTAGAACTGGATATCCGTTTGGTGGACTGGTCAAGGACATCAAACGTCGATATCGTCATTGCCTGAGTGACTTCCTCGATGCTATCAATCTTCAGGTGTTTTCTGCCATTATTTTCATCTATTTTGCGGCACTATCTCCTGCCATCACCTTTGGAGGACTTTTGT CGGAGAAGACAAACAAATGGATGGGAGTGCCAGAGCTGATGATTTCTACGAGCATACAGGGAGTTattttctgcatgttctctgccCAACCTGTGCTGGTCATTGGCTTCAGTGGACCACTGCTGGTGTTTGAAGAGTCATTCTTTCAA ttcTGTGAAAAGATGGGCATTGAGTACATTGTGGGTCGTGTGTGGATTGGAATATGGTTGATCATCATTGTGTTAATTGTGGTAGCGGCTGAGGCTAGTTTTCTCGTCCGCTTCATCTCTCGTTTTACCCAAGAGATCTTCTCCATCCTCATCTCCCTCATTTTCATCTATGAAACCTTTGTCAATCTTATCAAG GTTTTTGAAAGTTACCCTTTAACTTCGAATGTCAGTCCAAATGCAACTCTGAATGGCAGCTCAAGTAACGGAACTACAGTTGCCGTCCCTGGGGAAGATCAGAAACATTATCCATATTATAACACTGCCCTGCTTTCAATGTGTCTGATGTTCGGCTGCTTCTTCATCGCCTATTTCCTCCGTCAATTCAAAAACAGCATCTTCTTTCCAGGCCCT CTTCGCCGCATGATTGGAGATTTCGGCGTGCCCATCGCCCTTTTGATTATGGTTGGAGTTGATGCCCTTATTAAGGATGTTCACACAGAG AAACTGGTTGTCCCAAAGGGGCTGAGTGTGACCAACCCTAACAGAACCTGGATCATCCAACCACTGGGAAAGAATGGAGATTTTCCCATTTGGCTCATGTTTGCCAGTGCCATTCCAGCTTTACTGGTTTTCATTCTCATCTTCCTTGAGTCCCAGATTACCAC GCTGATTATAAGTAAACCAGagaggaagatggtgaagggcTCTGGCTTCCATTTGGATTTGCTTCTCATTGTGGCAATGGGTGGAATTGCAGCATTTTTTGGTTCACCCTGGCTTAGTGCTACCACAGTGCGATCTGTCACTCATGCAAATGCCCTCACCGTCATGTCCAAAGGCCCTAAACCAGAGATTAGTAAAGTCCTGGAGCAGAGGATTAGTGGGATTGTAGTGGCTGCTTTAGTTG GTGGATCCATCTTTATGGGGCCCGTCCTGTCATTGATTCCCATGTCAGCTCTGTTCGGCGTCTTTCTCTACATGGGTGTCACCTCTCTAAGTGGTGTTCAGCTATGGGAGCGCGTACAGCTGATGTTCGTGCCCAAAAAATACCACCCGTCTCTTCCCTACGCCACTCAA gtacgAACCTGGCGAATGAATCTCTTCACCTTTATCCAGCTTGTGTGTTTGGGCGTCCTGTGGGCAGTTAAATCAACCGCCGCTTCCCTGGCCCTGCCATTTATCCTCATTCTTACCGTTCCTCTGCGTATTCTCATGACCGGAcgtctcttcactaccagagaGATGAAATGC TTGGATTCGGATGATGCTAAGGTGACATTTGAAGAGGAGCAGGGAGTGGATGTGTATGACGAGTGTCCCTTCTCATAA